A genomic region of Podarcis raffonei isolate rPodRaf1 chromosome 13, rPodRaf1.pri, whole genome shotgun sequence contains the following coding sequences:
- the PIH1D1 gene encoding PIH1 domain-containing protein 1 yields the protein MASVADTSLLSAELQEEEEEEEFRRLLLQATQKIQSFMPSPAESKPIRPLPGFCLKTRTSSGEKVFVNVCRSPHIPPPPDLTNEELACLIESENASTFRIPMSLGEPHAEVDKSGNACTVYDVSISTTFYNKMENNDFLKEFFITIAMEGLSEKYKMDVNNQEWRILKNRKFMGSIAEQTIRTKSKPFIQEMDSSQVKEEGRNLLQPSASQSSATVPEFTIVAEPSISHPDHLVAKISLPKMTSVRSLELDLGEDRIVLQGHPQLYHLDIFLPYIIVPEESRAQFHRGTKVLTLLMPIQRPLLLP from the exons ATGGCATCTGTAGCCGACACATCCCTGTTATCAGCTgagctgcaggaggaggaggaagaggaggagttccGACGTCTTCTACTCCAG GCAACCCAGAAAATCCAGAGCTTCATGCCCTCTCCGGCAGAATCCAAGCCTATCCGTCCACTCCCAG GATTCTGCCTTAAAACCCGCACAAGTTCCGGCGAGAAGGTCTTCGTGAACGTCTGCCGGTCTCCCCACATCCCCCCACCTCCTGACCTGACCAACGAAGAGCTTGCCTGCCTCATTGAGTCGGAGAACGCCTCCACCTTCAGGATCCCCATGAGCCTGGGAGAGCCCCACGCGGAAGTGGACAAGA GTGGCAATGCTTGCACCGTCTATGACGTATCCATCAGCACCACCTTTTACAACAAGATGGAG AACAATGACTTCCTCAAAGAGTTCTTCATCACAATCGCCATGGAAGGATTGTCGGAGAAATAcaagatggatgtcaacaaccaag AATGGCGGATTCTGAAGAACAGGAAGTTTATGGGCTCCATAGCCGAGCAGACCATCCGCACCAAATCCAAGCCTTTCATCCAAGAGATGGATAGCAG CCAAGTCAAGGAGGAAGGCAGGAACCTTTTGCAGCCATCTGCGTCACAGAG CTCGGCCACAGTTCCTGAATTCACCATAGTTGCTGAGCCATCTATCAGCCACCCTGACCATCTGGTCGCGAAAATCAGCCTCCCTAAAATG ACCTCAGTAAGATCTCTCGAGCTGGACCTGGGAGAGGACCGCATTGTGTTACAGGGACACCCCCAGCTGTACCATTTGGACATCTTCCTCCCCTACATCATTGTTCCCGAGGAGAGTAGGGCCCAGTTCCACAGAGGAACAAAG GTCCTGACTTTACTGATGCCCATCCAGCGCCCCTTACTATTGCCATGA